One region of Mus musculus strain C57BL/6J chromosome 3, GRCm38.p6 C57BL/6J genomic DNA includes:
- the Gstm5 gene encoding glutathione S-transferase Mu 5, producing MSSKSMVLGYWDIRGLAHAIRMLLEFTDTSYEEKRYICGEAPDYDRSQWLDVKFKLDLDFPNLPYLMDGKNKITQSNAILRYIARKHNMCGDTEEEKIRVDIMENQIMDFRMQLVRLCYNSNHENLKPQYLEQLPAQLKQFSLFLGKFTWFAGEKLTFVDFLTYDVLDQNRIFEPKCLDEFPNLKAFMCRFEALEKIAAFLQSDRFFKMPINNKMAKWGNKCLC from the exons ATGTCATCCAAGTCTATGGTTCTGGGTTACTGGGATATCCGCGGG CTGGCTCATGCTATCCGCATGCTTCTGGAGTTTACTGATACCAGCTATGAGGAGAAACGGTACATCTGTGGGGAAG CTCCTGACTATGATAGAAGCCAATGGCTGGACGTGAAATTCAAGCTAGATCTGGACTTTCCTAAC CTGCCCTACCTCATGGACGGGAAGAACAAGATCACCCAGAGTAACGCCATCCTGAGATACATCGCACGCAAGCACAACATGT GTGGTGACACTGAAGAAGAAAAGATACGAGTAGACATCATGGAGAACCAGATCATGGACTTCCGCATGCAGCTGGTTCGCCTCTGCTACAATTCTAACCAC GAAAACCTGAAGCCTCAGTACTTGGAACAGCTACCTGCACAGCTGAAACAATTCTCATTGTTCCTGGGGAAAttcacatggtttgcaggagaaaag CTGACCTTTGTGGATTTTCTCACCTATGATGTCTTGGATCAGAACCGTATATTTGAGCCCAAGTGTCTGGATGAGTTCCCAAACCTGAAGGCTTTCATGTGCCGTTTTGAG GCTTTGGAGAAGATTGCTGCATTCCTGCAGTCTGACCGCTTCTTCAAGATGCCAATCAATAACAAGATGGCCAAGTGGGGTAACAAGTGCTTATGCTGA